Part of the Niallia alba genome is shown below.
ATTTCTGCATCGCATAACCCGGTCGCAGATAACGGAATTAAATTTTTTGGACCAGATGGCTTTAAGCTTTCAGATGAGCAAGAGCTAGAAATAGAAGCACTAATTGATAAAGAAGAAGATACTCTTCCAAGACCAACTGGTGCTGACCTTGGTCAGGTAGATGATTATTTCGAAGGTGGCCAGAAATATCTGCAATTCCTAAAGCAAACAGTAGATGAAGAATTTGCTGGTATTCATATTGCGTTAGATTGTGCACATGGAGCAACATCTTCCTTAGCGATGCATTTATTTGCAGATTTAGATGCGGATATTTCCACAATGGGTGCGTCCCCAAATGGCTTAAATATTAATGATGGGGTAGGTTCAACACATCCAGAAACACTTGCTAAATTTGTTCTAGAAAAAGAAGCAGATGTTGGGTTAGCATTTGATGGTGATGGCGATCGTCTGATAGCTATTGATGAAAATGGTGATATCGTGGATGGCGATCAAATTATGTATATTTGTGCAAAATATTTAAAAGAAACGGGAAGATTGAAAAATAATACGGTTGTATCTACTGTAATGAGTAATTTAGGCTTTTATAAAGCATTAAAGCAACATGAGATTACTAGTATTCCAACTGCTGTTGGTGACCGTTATGTAGTCGAAGAAATGCGTAATAATGGCTATAACCTTGGTGGAGAGCAGTCAGGTCATATTATCTTCCTTGACTTCAATACAACAGGTGACGGACTTTTAACTGGATTGCAATTGGTTAATATCATGAAAGTTACAAAGAAAAAATTATCAGAGCTTGCTGGGGAAATGAAAAAGTTCCCGCAAAAGTTGGTAAATATTAAAGTGACAGATAAATTCCATGTGACAGATAATGAAAAGGTTAAAGAAGTTATTGCAAAAGTGGAACAGGACATGAACGGAAATGGAAGAATTTTAGTTCGTCCTTCTGGAACAGAGCCGCTGGTACGCGTTATGGCTGAGGCTCCAACAGAGGAATTATGTGAAGCCTATGTAAATGTTATTTCAGAAGTAGTTAAGAATGAAATGGGTTTACCAGAAGAGTAAGCTTAAACATAAGGAACTTATACTAATATCTATGCAATTAGGAACAAATATAGCACGATAGAATACATTATTAGGGTGAAGGGCACTTAAGAAATTAAATGCTTTTCACCCTATTATGATTTTATTTTCCGCTTTCGTGTCAGATGGATATCCTACTGCAATTAGAGAAATATAAAATTTACCGTTTTGTCACAGGAATGTATTTGACGAGGGGAATCGAGGTAGGGTATGATTAAATTGCTTTTGGAAAAAAGCCATTATGTGAAAAAGGAGGATAGGAGTGGAAATAGGAAAATGAAGCGCCTGGACTAGTGATGGACGACACGAAACTAGTTGACGAGGAGGAGGTTTATCGATTTTTCGGCGGATGCCTCCCGGTTGTGTTAGCCAATCGTAAGTACTACTTTAAAACATTAAGGCAACTTAATGCACAAAGAGTAGGGTATGCTAATAATATAAGTATTTCTTTTAAGTTGTATCATTTTACATTGTTTCGTTTTTACATGCTTATTCCCGGAGAAAATGGATGGGTAAGTAGGAAATCTAACAATGAAAAGTAATATGATTTATGAAAAAAATAATCAGAGGTAAGGGAGCAAGTTTGTTCCCTAAATAGTGACTTCTTGCTCCCTTAGAACGGAGGAAAAGAAGTATGTGCGGAATTGTTGGTTATATTGGAAACCAGGATGCGAAAGAGATTTTATTAAAAGGTTTAGAAAAACTTGAATATAGAGGCTATGACTCAGCTGGTATTGCTTTAAGCAATGGAGAAGGAGTGCAAGTTTTTAAAGAAAAAGGAAGAATTGCAGATCTTCGTAATATTGTGGACGAAGATGTGTTTGCACCTGCAGGAATTGGTCATACACGCTGGGCAACACATGGTGTACCAAGCAGATTGAACGCTCACCCACATAAAAGTGCTTCAGAACGTTTCACCATTGTTCATAACGGAGTAATTGAGAACTACGACTTACTAAAGAAAGAGTACCTTTCTGACGTTTCGTTAAAAAGTGATACAGATACAGAAGTAGTAGTTCAACTTATTGAACATTTTGTTGAGACAGGAAGCGATGTAAAGGCTGCTTTTGTTCAAACATTAAAATTATTAAAAGGGTCTTATGCTTTTGCTTTATTAGATGAGCAAAACAAAGACATGATATATGTGGCAAAAAATAAAAGTCCACTATTGATTGGTTTAGGCGAAAGCTTCAATGTCGTTGCTAGTGACGCAATGGCTATGCTTCAAGTAACAGATCAATATGTGGAATTAGTAGATAAAGAAATTGTAATCGTGACAAAAGACGCGGTAACCATTGAGACATTAGAGGGAGAAATTATTTCCCGGGAAGCTTATACGGCTGAATTGGATGCTAGTGATATTGAAAAAGGCACATATCCTCATTATATGCTAAAAGAAATTGACGAACAGCCATTAGCTATTCGCAAAATCATTCAAGAATACCAAGATAAAGATGGTAAGTTAAAAATTGATCCGGCTATCGTTGATGCTGTAAACGCAGCAGATCGTCTCTATATTATTGCTGCTGGTACATCATATCATGCTGGTCTTCTTGGAAAGCAATTTATTGAGAAATTAGCAAAAATTCCAGTTGAAGTTCATGTAGCTAGTGAATTTGGCTACAATATGCCGTTGCTTTCAGAAAAACCTTTGTTCATCTTCATTACACAAAGTGGAGAAACAGCAGATAGCCGAGCAGTACTAGTGCAAGTAAAAGAAATGGGCTATCCAACTTTAACAATCACAAATGTGCCAGGCTCTACACTGTCTCGTGAAGCTGACCATACCTTATTATTATATGCAGGTCCGGAAATTGCTGTAGCTTCAACGAAAGCTTATACTTCACAGATGGCTGTATTATCTATTCTTGCAGAAGTGACAGCAAAAAGTAAAGGCTATGAAGTGGATTTTGATCTTATCCATGAACTAGGCATTATTGCCAATGCTATGGAAGTCATTTTTGAAGATAAGGAAGAGCTTGAAGCAATTGCTAAAGAGTATCTTGAAACATCAAGAAACGCTTTCTTTATCGGACGTGGTATTGACTATTATGTTGTACTTGAAGGTGCATTAAAATTAAAAGAAATCTCTTACATCCAAGCAGAAGGTTTTGCAGGTGGAGAATTAAAGCATGGAACAATTGCTTTGATTGAAGATGGAACACCTATTATCGCATTAGCAACACAAGAAAGTGTTAACTTAAGCATACGTGGTAACGTAAAAGAGGTAGTGGCTCGCGGAGCAAACCCATGTATCATTTCCATGAAAGGTCTAGAAATGGAAGACGATCGCTACATCGTACCAGCTGTGCACGATCTGTTAACACCCCTTATCTCTGTAGTACCATTACAATTAATTGCTTACTATGCAGCACTCCATAGAGGCTGTGATGTAGATAAACCTCGTAACTTGGCTAAGAGTGTTACGGTAGAGTGATTTTGGTTGTAATAAAATAAGTTGTTGTCAAATCAAAATAAAGTTTGCAGAATGAGAAAAAAGTCTGCTTAAGAAGAAAAAAGTTTGTAAAAGCCTCGTGATTGTACCCAATATGGGTGTATTCACGGGGTTTTTAATTTAGCGCTGTAATCCTATTGAGGGGTCATTTAAGGTTCCATAATATATGGGTAATGACTGCTGATGTTATAGCAAAAAGAAGTTTTACCCAAGGCAAATAAACTGTTCCCTTGGTTAAATAAGTTGTTCCCTAAAACGAGTGAAAATTGGAGGATAGCCTCCAGTTTTCCTCGTTTTTTTGTGTCCAGAAGCGGAGAAAAAGCCAGTAAAAAGCATGAGAAAGGCATGAATAAAGGCAGGAGGAAACGTCTGATAAAGCCCGATAAATCAACGATTTCAAGATAAAAACCAGAGGAAAAGAGAGAAAAAGGGCAGGAGAAAAAGCAGGAAAAACCCTTAGCCCTGACCCATTTTTATCCCTGTTCCTACGGAACAACTTATTTTCCTAAAAAATCAGGATTCTGACAAAAAATAGGAGAAAAAAGGAGCGAACGGGGGAACAACTCATTTGCCTACAGAAAATGGGAAAATCGGAGAAAGGCAGGAATGACAAGGGTTTGAGAGAAGGGGGGAGGGAAGGTTTCTTTTTTACAACTACATAGAAGGCAGGGTTTATTTGAAATAAAATCTAAAGTGATTCTGAACTCAGTAGGGAAAAAGGGGGAAGGATGGATAATTAGACAAAAAAGTATGGTTAAGACTAAAGGAAAATCAGGTCAAATGCCTGGTCATCCTTCAGTAATTGTTGCGAATGAAATAAATAAACATAAAAATAGAGCATCGGATATGATGCTCGAACATTTATTTTTCAGTTTTTACGCTAACACTATTGCGATTGTAATTTTGTAATTTTTAATGTGCTCTTTGTTTCCTTGCTGTTATACATCTTGTCATCAGCTATCTTTATTAACTCAAACAAATCTTTACTATGGTTTGGATATATAGCCGAACCGATTGAAGCCTTTATAGGCAGGTTTATTTGATAAGCGAGGTTTTTCAGGTGCTCTTCCAGCCTTTGGAGAATAGTTTGCAAATCAGCCTCTTCATTGCAAAGACCAATAACCAAAAATTCATCACCGCCCCATCGAGCAACAATATCACTTTTTCTTGTTGAATCAACAAGTGTTTCACTAATCTTGATTAAGACCATATCGCCATTATGATGTCCGTAAGTGTCATTGATAGCTTTGAAATTATCGCAATCTATTACTAAAACATATAGTTTACTATTTGTACGTTCTGCTATAGAAGTAATCTTTTCATAAGTGTTCATCACAAACCTTCTATTGTAAATACCAGTCAGTTCATCTTTTTCTGAATAAAATCTAACTTTATCAAACTGCTTACCACCCCAATACCCAATCCAAATTAAGAGTGGATATGAATATAAATCAAGCGGTTCTACTTCTCCATCCCGAAAAAAATAGTAGAAAATATAAACTGAGTGTAATAAAAACAAGCCTAAACTTCCAAAAATCCTGCCAGTATATTTCATAGTTAGTCACCTTTTTACAGTCTAATAGTTCTATTTATATATTATCATGTGTTTATGTACAAATGTTATAGCAATATGAAGTTTCTTCTAAGATAGAAATTGGAGTATTCCTCCAGTTTCCTTGTTATTTTGATTTTTCTTTAGAAATATGGTGAATAGAGGAAAGGGAATTGATGTTAAAGTCCCTGCGAAATCTGGTAGTATAGATATAAAAGTGGGTGAGGAAAATGAAAGCTAATGATAAATTGATTAAGGAGATGGAAGCGTTCGATGATGCCTTCCCTAACGGAGTATTTGCAATTCCTCGAAATCCTAATGACCCAAGAATAAAAGTTAGGGCGTTATGGGATTATTGTAAGAAAAAGTGGATTGATATAGAATTTATAAGTGAAGAAGAGCTTAAACAATTCCTTACTAAATCAAATAACTATAAAAATACATAAAGAAACAGGAGGAATGATATTCCCCCCTGTTGTAGCAGTAAAGCGGTTATTGAATTCTTAAGGATTTCATTTCAATTATCCTCTTGGTGGATAAGGGTCGTTTCCGTAACTGTTTCTTTCTCTAATTTGTCCTGTTCTGTTATGAATGAACAGTTCAGATTGCTGGTTTTTTGCAATATCTCTTGCAAATGAAATCGCTTCACGTTGAGTATCAAATACTTTTGTTGCTCTTGAATTTCCTGCACCTTTTACTTGAAATCCACCGCCAGAATGTGGGGTAACATGCTGATTTTTACCCATTTAAACATCACCTCATTATTTGTTATGGTGAGGGAGGCGAACGTAAGTCCTCTTTTATGAAAATGAATTTTGTTGTAATATAAACGTGGATATATAAATCAATGGCTCTTATTTGTTCTGCAAAACAAATAAGGGCTTTTTTATTTTAGCTTTCTCTTTAATTCTCGTTCGAGCTTCTGCACTTCTCTTTTTACTTGCTTATCTACTTCTCTATTTAAATCCCTAATGGCTCTATTAACTTGGGATGTATTGATTCGTACTCGTACCATATAGTCACCTCCTCATACGTGTAATCTAATGCTTATTTTTTGCCTCCTCACAATATTGAATTATAGCACTATATTCCAACTTAATCAATATATAGTATTTATTCAATAGTAAATAACACTATATATTGTGTTTTTGGTAGGTGTTTTTTTATTTGTCAAATGTGAAAAGTTTAGAATGTGTGAGAAAAAGTCTGATTATTTAAGTAAATGATAGATTTTTAACAAATTTCCCTTAATTTCTTCATTTGCCATAGTTGATTCATTACGGAACACATTCTTTGCCAAGCATTTTTCATATTCTATCATCTTTGTTTTTCCTTTGATTGAATTTCTTGTTGAACGTCTTCTCCTCCGATTATGCAGTTATATATTTGGGGCAACTGCTTATAATACAGTAGCTTTAATAAAACAGGTTTCTAAATTTGAAGCTATTAAAACAGGATGTTCTAATCTATCAATTCGGATTAGACAGATAAACCAGGTGTTATCGCAAATCATAAACGGTAAACAGCAAAACAACTTGTAAAATGGTTAAACATAAACGGTAAATAGCACGAGTGAAAATTGGACTCTCCATCCAGTTTTCCTCGTGTTTTTTGTTTCTAATAAGCAGGAAAAACGTACCGTTGGTACGTGAATCAGAGTTAATCAAACGTTTGATAAAAAGCCCAATAAAACAGGATTTAAGAGAGGAAAAGGAGAAAGAAAACAGGAAGAAAAGAGCGAAAAAAGGCAGGAGAAAAAGCAGGAATCCCCCATCCCTAACCTCCTAATTCCTGTGAACTGATTTACCATTTATGTTTTCCTAAAAACCCTGATTTCTGTCAAAAAATGGGGGAAAAGAGACAGAAAATATTTACCGTTTTTATTTGCCTACAGAAATTGGGAAATCGGAGAAAGGCAGGAATGGCAAGGGTTTGTGAGAATGGGGGAGTTACCGTTTATGTTTTGCGACTACATAGAAGGGCTGGGTTTCTGAAGAACAAATCTAAAGTGAGTCTGAACTTGATAAGGGAAAGAGGGGAAAGGGAGGAAACAGCAAAAGATTGGAATTTTGATGAAATTCTATAGTTCTGTGCTATGCTAATTATATATAAAATCTTAATTTGGAGAGGTCTTATGGGGGAGCAAATTATTTATGACATGACTACACTTCCAGATACAATTGGCTCAATTAGCAAATTATTGGGTGTGGATGAACGACAAATTACGAAATACTGTGCAAGTCATAAGGATGATTATGATGCAGAGGGTTTTTTAAGTTTGTTAGGATTAAGTGAACATTCTCTGTTGGATTTTGAGATTTATATAACTTCATTGCACGTAACTACGGATAAGGATAATTGTTCATCCTTAAAGAAGTATGGACTTTTAAATTTGCAACAAGCCATCATAAAGGATACGCCCTTAAGGGCTTATTTAAGGAATTACGGAGTTCGCATTGAAATTGAAAAGAAACAAATTCAATTTCAAGATAAGCTCTTTGATATAAGCAAAGATTATAATGGCATAAGTGAACCGATTGATTGGATTATCTACAAATTGTATAAGGACTTCCAACTAAATTCATTCTTTCATTCTGACAATGTGCTTAAATATGGCGGAGGGATTAGAAGGAGACCTGAGTTTCTATATAATTTGGCTGAACTTTTAAGAGTGCCAAATATAGAATATGACTGGATGAATGATATATCTTGTTATGTCATAAAATATAAGGCAACACTCTCACAATTCGCTGATTGGAATTTTGATATTGATAAGAATGAAATCAATTATTTGGATGAAAGTGAAATTAATATAAGGAAAATAAAATGGCTTATAAATCAATCATTAAGAAGAATAAACAATGACCTTTTTTACAATAGTATAGACGATTGTTATTCTTATTTGAAAAATGATGCTTATGTACGAGTTTCTGATATTTTGAGAATTTATACTGAAAATGAGTATTTGGAAGAATACCGAATCAACGAGTGAAAAGCATTTTTAAGAATAGACAATATTAAGTAGAGATAGACACTTTGCCTCGCAGTGGTAAGGTGTCTTTTTGTGTCAACATGCCGAACTATGTGCGACTCCTTTTCTATCAGTTATAAATCAAACTTTCCTATCTATAATATAAGGTTAATACAAACAAGGGTTCTATTAAGAAACCTATAAAAACAGGATGTTCTAATCTATCAATTCGGATTAGACAGATAAACCAGGAGGAATGAGTTTTTATGAGTAGTAGAGAAGTACGAGAGATGCCAAGAACATTTGCTCAACAATTAAAATATTATAGAGGTCTCAGAGGTTATACCTGTAAAGAATTGGGAATGATGGCGAAAATTGACCCAGGCTACGTAAATTCTTTAGAGCGTGGGAAGAAAAAAGCGCCTACCTATCCCATAATCAAAAATTTGGCAAAGGCACTAAAAGTAGATATTACTGATTTGATTGATATTGAACCAAGCGAGGGTGAGCTTCCTTTAAAAAGTATTCAAGAAGTTATGGTTAATCAAGAATATCTTATAAAAGGGAAACTTCCGACTATGGAAACAAGGGAGGATTTATTAGGATTAATAGAGGCATTACTTGATTGTGAATGGGAAGAACATAGTAAACATTTGGATTCTGTGGAGATTTTAAACAGAGTTGATACATTTTTAAGGTCTATAAAATAATCATCAAACAGGCGAGGAAAGAGAACTATGTATTTTTTACTGGTTCTCTTTTTCTATATTTTTTGGAGGTTAGAGAAAAATGTCTAAAAATTCAAGTGAGCGCGAATTCATATTTACACTTTCGCAATTTGAAAATCCTCAAATTTTAGAAAAGGAATTGAACTTGAAATTAGCAGGATTAGAATTAGAAACAAAATTTGCAGGGTTGAAAATTGATATGTATGGGATAGAACAGGATTTAGGAGTAGAGGTCTTTGTAGAGAATGTGTTGTTGAAATCGGATTATTCTCACCAATACCGACTTCTTAAGCTGATAGAGGCTATTGATAAAGGGATTATTATTTATCAAGCGGTAGGGTTTAAGGATAAATACGTAAAGCAGTTGAGAGATAAAATATTGAATTCGAGCAAAAAAGTCAACCTTTACTTTGTAACGGATTGAGTCAAGTTTTTGTGGGAGTTTTTTTAGCTCCCTTTTTTATAAAGTAAAACCTCTAAGTTTGTATCCGCTTTCCAATTGGTTTTGTTCTTCCAACTGTTGATTCTCTCATTTTTTAAAAACCTTTTAATCCCTGTAAGGCAAAGTGAACGGGTTTTCCAATCGCTTGATTTAAGTATGGCATGTTCTGACGCACGGTTTCTGTTACTAATTTTGTGGGTATTTTTCTTTTCGGTCGATGCTCTTTCTTTGATTTTTCCGTGGCTTTTTCCCATTTTCCATATATCGTTTGGATAGATAGATCATCCTTCAACCCAATCCACAAACGTGCCATGCTCATGACGCCTTTTTTGCTCCATGCTCTTCCATTTTTTAATCGTTTGGCTAATTGATTCATCATTGCTTCTGCACTTCCCATTGGACGATACGCTGTCGTGTCCACGCCTTTCTCCTGTAACCAACTACGGTAATCTTTTATGGTTTCCTGATGATGCGTTAAAAAGCCGAGGAAATGCGCTAGTTTTTCTTCTTCTTCTGGTGTATCCATTGTTCCTACTGCGCTATTCAACTCTAGAAGTAATGTTTCTACCTGGTAGTTTTTTAACGCTCTTTTCATGTAGCGGTATCGAGGATGGCTCTTCATTAGTTGCTTCATCGAACGAGCGACATGAAAACGGTCCATGGTGAAAAAGGCGCGTTCCCGAAAATACTCCCGACATGCCGTTATCCAGCCTGCTCCATCGCCATTAATAATAAGCAAGGTTTGGGTTGGATCATACGCATAATGATTCTGTAAGAATGTTTCAAAAGCTTCCCAAAAGGGTTCTTTTTCTTCATAGAGAAAATGCCTTTTATTTCGGAGCCTGACTCGCTTTCCGTTTTCTTTCCATCCCTCATGTACAGCGGCGAATTTCAACTCCCATCCACGCTTTTTCTTTTCTTGACTCTTCACATATAATCCATCTACTTCGACAAACAACACCTTTTGAAAAGGACGTTTTTCCTTAGCGGGAAGTACGCTTGTATGAAGAAGATGTTGCCGTAATGCTTCGTGGCTCATCGCCGAATAGCCTAAAAATTGTTCGAACGTTTCCACCGCCTTTCGATAGGAGGAACCATTTGTCGCTAATTCTAGCCCCCATTCTTCTAATAGTGGACTAAACCCTTTATTCCCTTGAAACTGTAAATAATGATCTAACAGACAAATATATTTTTTGGTTACACGATCGAAATAATAATTACGCTTCAGCTCCACTGCTCCAAACGCTGTATCTACTCGTATTTCTCGTTTATCTCGTAAAGCAAATCTTCTTTTGTCTCGTTGCTGAGCAATCTCTAGATCCCAATTTTCTAATGTTTGAACAAGGATTTCTTGAAAGGTCATTTGTAGTGTTCGAAATAAAGTTTTTTCCAATTCTTTTAATGATGGCATTTTTGTGTTACATTGATTCATGAGAGCCTCTCCTTTTCGTAGTATTCTAGTCAAACTCTACTTTACAAAAGGAAGCTCTCTTTTTTAATACTTAATTTTTTCCAGCTACCGCGCTTTCGCTTGGTGGCCTTTTTGTCTAGTTGGGGGACTCGTCCCCCAACTAGACAAAAAGGATATTTATTCTCCCACAAACATTTTACTCATACTTTGTAACGATTAATCCTGAATTATTTAAGGGAATTGACTTATTGAATAGTGGAACACATAAGTTGAAAGTCTATGAAAACCTTCATATCCTCAATGAAGTCTCTAATCCCATCCAATTACAAAAGGAAATGAGCATTATTCGACCAATTAAGGGGAACAAGAAATATAGGGAAAAGATTGATTGGGATTTTACTAATAGAGAGGATGTAAACAACTATCTCTTACTGCAATTAAGAGAAAGGATTCCATATTTTTTATCATTCCAAAGGCAGAAATCCAATCTTGATAATATGAGGATTATCCCATGTGGATTCGGAAAATCTGGTGTGTCGCTTATGCTAACAGTAGAGGATATGCGTTATCGTGCGTTCGTAGAGTTAAGATTTAGAGAGTTTAGTCCACCAATCTATTACAAAATAAAGGAGAGAGAAGAGAAGGCAAAAGAATTAATTGGGGAGGAGCTAAAATTTTTGGATGATAAACACACCATAACTTACTCCTTTAAATCAAGAGGAAGGAGTGTAAGAGAAACAGTTGATAGGTTAGTAGATGTTGCTGAGAAATTTATCTTGGCATTCAGTAATGATGTTCTTTATGGTGAGGAGGAGAGACTTGATATGTGGGAAGAATTTGAATATAGTCTGTAAATAAGCAGGAACAAGGCATTGGGTTATCCAGTGCCTTTCTTAATAGGTTGTTTTCTAAAGATATAAAAAATGACCATCAGAATGGTGGTCGTATTGAATTAACGCACCCCATTAGTCAAATATTGATATTAACATCATCTGTACTATGTAATTTTCCTTTATTCGACTACTATAAGAAGTATTAAGTATATTCCATACCCAAGCCTGAAAAATTCTATCTATTTCTGCTTATTGCAGAAACGCACCCAATTGCAGAGGATTAAAAAGAATACAGTTCTATTATTTTTTCTAATTGTAATTTATTCGGATTACACATATCAACAAAATAGGGTAATTGCCATTCTTGAGTTTTCATCGCTTGTTTACTACTCGGACTATCCCAGGTAGGATAAACTCTTATTGCCATTTTTCCCTTTGTTGAAGTAGACCTAAGAATATTCTGTTTTAAAAGAACTTCTTTTGGAAAAATAAATTGACCAAACTCATTTTCATTTTTAAAGGTAGTTATAACTAATAAATCAGGGGCTTCCTCATATAAATAGGGTTGATTTTTATTATTTTCATCCTTTTCCCAAAATGCAACAAACTGACCTACTTTGGTGGGAGTTATATTCGCAACTCTGAATCGAACTGTTTTAGATGATAATTTAAATGTACCAGCACCATACTTAGAATTTTGTTTTTCTTCTTGAACCGACTCCACCGTTAAATCATTTGCCTCGTAAATCATTTTATTTACATAATTTAATGCTGTATAAAAATCATCCATTATTCCACCCTCCTCAAAGTTCAACAATTAATGGTCCATTTGTTAGGCAAATGCTTCCTAATTTACTCCCTATATTTTACCATAAATATAATTTATCCTTCTTATAATTGCCGATGGTTTTTTATAATTCCAATCAATTCTTCACCGAAAGCATTAATTTTCATTTCGCCAATTCCATGAATGGTTTTTAAATCGGTTAAGCTACACGGTTTTTTTAGAATCAATTCTTCCAATGTTTTATTGCTAAATATGTGAAATGCTTTTACGTTTTGTTCAGTCGCTTTGTTCATACGGAATTTTTTCAATAATTCTTCTAAATCGGTATTATTCGCTTGAGCTGATACTATCCGTTCATTGTTTTCATTTTGTGTACTAATTGTTTCCTCTAATAATTTCATTTCTACTAAGTCAGTTTCGTCATCAATCAATTCAAAATGAGTAGCCTTGATATAATCGCTCATTTCTTTCATACGGTTATCCATAAAGCGAACAGGCGATGACTTTTCGAGTTCTTGTTTTATATATGCCACTAAACCGTCTACACGTAATAATTTTTCCTTTACATGTTTACTTGCCTTTTTCGTATTGATAACCGTTCGATTATTGGTGAAAACAACAACACTTTTAATTGGTGTTCGTGTCACTGCTCCCATGTCCCTCATATATGACTCAAAAACTTCAACCTGTCTTTCTACTTGGCGAACTGGGCTGTAGAACCCTTCTTGAAATGCTAACCTGTTTCCTTTGTACACTTGTCGTATGAATTCGTCTTTTTCATTTACTAAAATGTTGCCATAGTAATTTTTCACTTCTATCAATAAAATGAATTTTCTTGTTAAAACAACAAAATCTATTTGAGCTTTTAAGTCATTGTGAACAATACGAACATCGTGCAGGATATGTATAGGCATAAAGGAATTTTGTAATTCAAAAAGAACGCTATTTTCACCTTTTAAACCGAGTTCTAATAGTTTTATTTTTTCGTGAAGGGATTTGCTTTGCTTTTCATCTACTGTGTTTGCGATTTCCTGTTTAGATTGTTCAATTAACTGATTGCTTTCTGTTGCTTCCTTCACAAGAATGGGTGTTTTTAACTTTTCGGTATCCGTTAGAGCTTTAGCAACTCTTTTAAAAAATCCAACTTGTTTATATTCCATATAATCTAAACCTCCGTTTCTATGCTAAAATCCGAGTGTACGCCAATTTCTTTTTGTATGCTTTTATAGCGTCTGATAAACTCCCTGCCAAATTCTCTCGTATTCAACTTAATGCGGTCTATCGGTTCATATTGAATTCCAAAAGAGAACTCTTCATTTAATCTTTTAAGCTCTTTATACATATTTTTAACAGGCACTTCATGTCCATCGAGAACCTGATAAATGACAAGTTTCGGCAGAGCGTTT
Proteins encoded:
- a CDS encoding MepB family protein; this translates as MDDFYTALNYVNKMIYEANDLTVESVQEEKQNSKYGAGTFKLSSKTVRFRVANITPTKVGQFVAFWEKDENNKNQPYLYEEAPDLLVITTFKNENEFGQFIFPKEVLLKQNILRSTSTKGKMAIRVYPTWDSPSSKQAMKTQEWQLPYFVDMCNPNKLQLEKIIELYSF
- a CDS encoding NERD domain-containing protein, whose product is MEYKQVGFFKRVAKALTDTEKLKTPILVKEATESNQLIEQSKQEIANTVDEKQSKSLHEKIKLLELGLKGENSVLFELQNSFMPIHILHDVRIVHNDLKAQIDFVVLTRKFILLIEVKNYYGNILVNEKDEFIRQVYKGNRLAFQEGFYSPVRQVERQVEVFESYMRDMGAVTRTPIKSVVVFTNNRTVINTKKASKHVKEKLLRVDGLVAYIKQELEKSSPVRFMDNRMKEMSDYIKATHFELIDDETDLVEMKLLEETISTQNENNERIVSAQANNTDLEELLKKFRMNKATEQNVKAFHIFSNKTLEELILKKPCSLTDLKTIHGIGEMKINAFGEELIGIIKNHRQL